Proteins encoded in a region of the Paucibacter sediminis genome:
- a CDS encoding HDOD domain-containing protein — protein sequence MKSQAVRQELDQARATGPLKQIKIPPCPELLTRLREAMAQAQPDLTEVARIAASDVAMSATLLRQANSPLHLADGMPCGTVGQAMTRLGLDETAAVMTGFLLKHSIPVNSPQLARFWERSTKRALAMAFIARQLPGLSPDLAHTYGLFCHVGMPVLLQSVRGYGATMVEAAARIDRPYIATENANHRTDHAVVGALVARVWNLPAALMTAIRLHHDLRSLGDAGIEPEIHTLVAAGLIAEHLMRLHEVLPEDADWADHHGAAMAWLHIGPDDVDQWDEALRPILDEA from the coding sequence ATGAAATCCCAAGCAGTACGCCAAGAGCTGGATCAGGCCCGCGCCACCGGCCCGCTCAAGCAGATCAAGATCCCGCCCTGCCCCGAGCTGCTGACGCGTCTGCGCGAAGCCATGGCCCAGGCCCAGCCCGATCTCACCGAGGTCGCACGCATCGCCGCCAGCGATGTGGCCATGTCGGCCACCCTGCTGCGCCAGGCCAACAGCCCGCTGCACCTGGCCGACGGCATGCCCTGCGGCACCGTGGGCCAGGCGATGACGCGGCTGGGGCTGGACGAGACCGCGGCGGTGATGACGGGCTTTCTGCTCAAGCACAGCATCCCGGTCAACAGCCCGCAGCTGGCGCGCTTCTGGGAGCGCTCCACCAAGCGGGCGCTGGCGATGGCCTTCATCGCGCGCCAGCTGCCGGGGCTCTCGCCCGACCTGGCCCATACCTACGGCCTGTTCTGCCATGTCGGCATGCCGGTGCTGCTGCAGAGTGTGCGCGGCTATGGCGCCACCATGGTGGAGGCGGCGGCGCGCATCGACCGCCCCTATATCGCCACCGAGAACGCCAACCACCGCACCGACCACGCGGTGGTGGGCGCGCTGGTGGCGCGGGTCTGGAACCTGCCGGCCGCGCTGATGACCGCGATCCGCCTGCACCACGACCTGCGCTCGCTGGGCGACGCCGGCATCGAGCCCGAGATCCATACCCTGGTGGCCGCCGGCCTGATCGCCGAGCACCTGATGCGCCTGCACGAGGTGCTGCCCGAGGATGCCGACTGGGCCGACCACCATGGCGCGGCGATGGCCTGGCTGCACATCGGGCCGGACGACGTCGATCAATGGGACGAGGCGCTCCGGCCCATCCTCGACGAGGCCTGA
- a CDS encoding acetate--CoA ligase family protein yields the protein MTNTAPTILARARAEQRHTLTEAEGLQILAEAGVRVPQQVLLDGPAALRAEHLPPGTKVVVKVVAHDILHKTELGGVKIVDNRLEAVAEVLADMHARLAPHYAVSGYSLNECIEYERAFGHEFLVGLRWTEDFGATLSLACGGVAAEYLAGQLRPGRELSVFSPELTAEFDLASNAVAQFATQPWRQQPALLPEASLRALLDKLLTLARQRMPAELIEIEINPLVISRAGELIALDSVVRLPERPYLTEPPQRPLHKLAKLLAPASMAVMGVSEKGGPGRTILQNILAQGFDPAALTVIKPGLATLDGVACVADVSALPAPVDLLVLIVPAAQVPAVLGEVITQGKAQAVIVIPGGLEEKAGTEQLVARMQQALLAARASPDQGPLINGGNCLGVRSLPGRYNTLFIPGEKLPFSAGPESPLALISQSGAFAITRLNQFHHVNPRYCITLGNQSDLTVGDYLSQLQHDPAIEVFAVYVEGFKELDGLKFLRAARAITASGRKVILYRAGRTQEGAQASSSHTASIAGNAAVTRELARGCGVMLAETITDFEALIGLHLALGRRALRGRRLAAVSNAGFECVSMADNLGPFQLAHFSAATEARLKQVFASERLTELVDVGNPLDLTPMCGDAGYEAVIAAVLADPGVDLALVGVVPLTPALKTLGAAALEPDAIAARWIRLLQGQPKPCIAVIDGGSIYDELARLLETGGVPTFRRADRALRALRLSV from the coding sequence ATGACGAACACCGCACCGACGATCCTGGCCCGCGCGCGCGCCGAGCAGCGCCACACCCTGACCGAGGCCGAGGGCCTGCAGATCCTGGCCGAGGCCGGCGTGCGCGTGCCGCAGCAGGTGCTGCTGGACGGGCCCGCGGCGCTGCGCGCCGAACACCTGCCGCCCGGCACCAAGGTGGTGGTCAAGGTGGTGGCGCACGACATCCTGCACAAGACCGAGCTGGGCGGCGTGAAGATCGTCGACAACCGCCTGGAGGCCGTGGCCGAGGTGCTGGCCGACATGCATGCGCGGCTGGCCCCGCATTACGCGGTGAGCGGCTACAGCCTCAACGAATGCATCGAGTACGAGCGCGCCTTCGGCCATGAGTTTCTGGTCGGGCTGCGCTGGACCGAGGATTTCGGCGCCACCCTGAGCCTGGCCTGCGGCGGCGTGGCGGCCGAGTACCTGGCCGGCCAGCTCAGGCCGGGCCGCGAGCTCTCGGTGTTCTCGCCCGAACTGACGGCCGAGTTCGACCTTGCCAGCAATGCGGTGGCGCAATTCGCCACTCAACCCTGGCGCCAGCAGCCCGCCCTGCTACCCGAGGCCAGCCTGCGTGCGCTGCTGGACAAGCTGCTGACGCTGGCGCGGCAGCGCATGCCGGCCGAGCTGATCGAGATCGAGATCAACCCGCTGGTGATCTCGAGAGCCGGCGAACTGATCGCGCTGGACAGCGTGGTGCGCCTGCCCGAGCGCCCCTACCTGACCGAGCCGCCGCAGCGCCCGCTGCACAAGCTGGCAAAGCTGCTGGCGCCCGCCAGCATGGCCGTCATGGGCGTGTCCGAGAAAGGCGGCCCGGGCCGCACCATCCTGCAAAACATCCTCGCCCAGGGCTTCGACCCCGCGGCGCTCACCGTCATCAAGCCGGGCCTGGCGACGCTGGACGGTGTGGCCTGCGTGGCCGATGTGAGCGCCCTGCCCGCACCGGTGGACCTGCTGGTGCTGATCGTGCCGGCGGCCCAGGTGCCCGCGGTGCTGGGCGAGGTGATCACGCAGGGCAAGGCGCAGGCGGTGATCGTGATCCCCGGCGGGCTGGAGGAAAAGGCCGGCACCGAGCAGCTGGTGGCGCGCATGCAGCAGGCGCTGCTGGCGGCGCGCGCCTCCCCCGACCAGGGCCCGCTGATCAACGGCGGCAACTGCCTGGGCGTGCGCTCGCTGCCGGGCCGCTACAACACCCTCTTCATCCCCGGCGAGAAGCTGCCCTTCTCGGCCGGGCCGGAGTCGCCGCTGGCCCTCATCAGCCAGAGCGGCGCCTTCGCCATCACCCGGCTCAACCAGTTCCACCATGTCAACCCGCGCTACTGCATCACGCTGGGCAACCAGAGCGATCTGACGGTGGGCGACTACCTCAGCCAGCTGCAGCACGACCCGGCGATCGAGGTCTTTGCCGTCTATGTGGAGGGCTTCAAGGAGCTCGACGGGTTGAAGTTCCTGCGCGCCGCCCGCGCCATCACCGCCAGCGGCCGCAAGGTCATCCTCTACCGCGCCGGCCGCACCCAGGAGGGTGCGCAGGCCAGCAGCAGCCATACCGCCTCGATCGCCGGCAATGCGGCGGTGACGCGCGAGCTGGCGCGCGGCTGCGGCGTCATGCTGGCCGAGACCATCACCGATTTCGAGGCGCTGATCGGCCTGCATCTGGCGCTGGGCCGGCGCGCGCTGCGCGGCCGGCGCCTGGCGGCGGTCAGCAATGCCGGCTTTGAATGCGTGTCGATGGCCGACAACCTCGGCCCCTTCCAGCTGGCGCACTTCAGCGCGGCCACCGAGGCGCGCCTGAAGCAGGTGTTCGCCAGCGAGCGCCTCACCGAGCTGGTGGACGTGGGCAACCCGCTGGACCTCACCCCGATGTGCGGCGACGCCGGCTACGAGGCGGTGATCGCCGCCGTGCTGGCCGACCCCGGCGTGGACCTGGCCCTGGTGGGCGTGGTGCCGCTCACGCCTGCGCTCAAGACCCTGGGCGCAGCGGCGCTGGAGCCCGACGCCATCGCGGCGCGCTGGATCCGCCTGTTGCAGGGTCAGCCCAAGCCCTGCATCGCGGTGATCGACGGCGGCTCCATCTACGACGAGCTGGCGCGCTTGCTGGAGACCGGCGGCGTGCCCACCTTCCGGCGCGCCGACCGCGCGCTGCGCGCGCTCCGGCTCAGCGTCTGA
- a CDS encoding LytR/AlgR family response regulator transcription factor — protein MSAPDAKRLTALLVDDEALARRLLREFLKAHPEIEIVGECADGEAALAAIEALAPDLLFLDIQMPGLSGLEVLGLSGREHGVIFTTAHEAHALRAFELHAVDYLLKPFSQARFDRALAQARKLLPLATPGLQQLVAAGNPQRILVRDRQQLHVLSPEQVLCVEAQDDYVCIHTPERSLLKTQTLAEFEAGLDPLRFVRVHRSWLINLDQLLQLERQGKDQLLAVLRGGRKVPVSRAGYERIRPLLK, from the coding sequence ATGAGTGCCCCGGATGCAAAGAGGCTGACGGCCCTGCTGGTGGACGACGAGGCGCTGGCGCGGCGCTTGCTGCGCGAGTTCCTGAAGGCCCACCCCGAGATCGAGATCGTCGGCGAATGTGCCGATGGCGAGGCGGCGCTGGCCGCCATCGAGGCGCTGGCGCCCGATCTGCTGTTCCTGGACATCCAGATGCCGGGCCTCAGCGGCCTGGAGGTGCTGGGCTTAAGCGGCCGCGAGCATGGCGTGATCTTCACCACCGCGCATGAGGCGCATGCGCTGCGCGCCTTCGAGCTGCATGCGGTGGACTATCTGCTCAAGCCCTTTTCGCAGGCGCGCTTCGACCGCGCGCTGGCGCAGGCGCGCAAGCTGCTGCCGCTCGCCACGCCGGGCCTGCAGCAGCTGGTGGCCGCCGGCAACCCGCAGCGCATCCTGGTGCGCGACCGCCAGCAGCTGCATGTGCTGAGCCCCGAGCAGGTGCTGTGCGTGGAGGCGCAGGACGACTATGTGTGCATCCACACGCCCGAGCGCAGCCTGCTGAAGACGCAGACCCTGGCCGAGTTCGAGGCCGGCCTGGACCCCCTTCGCTTCGTGCGCGTGCACCGCTCCTGGCTGATCAATCTGGACCAGCTGCTGCAGCTGGAGCGCCAGGGCAAGGACCAGCTGCTGGCGGTGCTGCGCGGCGGCCGCAAGGTGCCGGTGAGCCGCGCCGGCTACGAGCGCATCAGGCCGCTGCTCAAGTGA
- a CDS encoding sensor histidine kinase: MRSVYLLLLRPAALLGLLAACALLGGLLAGALVWLAGWGWAAALGATLPLVLFYALLLPSAWELSRALPLARGRAWQGLARYAVAALLVGGLCTLLAWAWLEPAAPLAASLFALASGGYLLALLAADALQAWAGLRDAEHRAEQAQARAVEAELLMLRNQVNPHFLFNCLNSISALTSFDAAAARRMTLALAQYFRQTLALTQRDWITLDEELIHCRGYVEIEQVRFGERLRFDCELADGAGAALLPPMLLQPLVENAVKHGIAARSEGGTLSLRALRQGDWLHVQLSNPLANPLALAAAASPHELGTGTGLHNVRQRLLSLFAGRANLRLRSEAGQFVAEITLPWRSEP; encoded by the coding sequence ATGCGCTCGGTCTATCTGCTGCTGCTCCGGCCGGCCGCGCTGCTGGGGCTGCTGGCCGCCTGCGCGCTGCTGGGCGGCCTGCTGGCGGGCGCTCTGGTCTGGCTGGCCGGCTGGGGCTGGGCCGCGGCGCTGGGTGCGACATTGCCGCTGGTGCTGTTCTATGCGCTGCTGCTGCCCTCGGCCTGGGAGCTCAGCCGCGCGCTGCCGCTGGCGCGCGGCCGCGCCTGGCAGGGGCTGGCGCGCTATGCGGTGGCCGCGCTGCTGGTGGGCGGGCTGTGCACGCTGCTGGCCTGGGCCTGGCTGGAGCCGGCCGCGCCGCTGGCGGCAAGCCTGTTCGCGCTCGCCAGCGGCGGCTATCTGCTGGCACTGCTGGCCGCCGATGCCCTGCAGGCCTGGGCGGGCCTGCGCGATGCGGAGCATCGCGCCGAGCAGGCGCAGGCGCGCGCGGTGGAGGCCGAGCTGCTGATGCTGCGCAACCAGGTGAATCCGCATTTCCTCTTCAATTGCCTGAACTCGATCAGCGCGCTCACCAGCTTCGACGCCGCGGCGGCGCGCCGGATGACGCTGGCGCTGGCCCAGTATTTCCGCCAGACCCTGGCGCTGACGCAGCGCGACTGGATCACGCTGGACGAGGAGCTGATTCATTGCCGCGGCTATGTGGAGATCGAGCAGGTGCGCTTTGGCGAGCGCCTGCGCTTCGACTGCGAGCTGGCCGACGGGGCCGGCGCCGCGCTGCTGCCGCCCATGCTGCTGCAGCCGCTGGTGGAGAACGCCGTCAAGCATGGCATCGCCGCGCGCAGCGAGGGCGGCACGCTGAGCCTGCGCGCGCTGCGGCAGGGCGATTGGCTGCACGTGCAGCTGAGCAACCCGCTCGCCAACCCGCTTGCCCTGGCCGCCGCCGCCAGCCCCCACGAGCTCGGCACCGGCACCGGGCTGCACAATGTGCGCCAGCGGCTGCTGAGCCTGTTTGCCGGCCGGGCCAATTTGCGTCTGCGCAGCGAGGCCGGGCAGTTCGTGGCCGAGATCACCCTGCCCTGGAGAAGCGAGCCATGA
- a CDS encoding LiaI-LiaF-like domain-containing protein — protein sequence MSNNHRDPRQQLLLGLVLALLGLLFLLDNFHVFDVRRILPFWPLVLIALGVLKFTQSPQGPGRGFGAALIVVGSVLTLRHLGLFDFRWRDWWPLLLIALGLLVMFKGRIGTGWRTAEGQPVEQLNTDRIDLTAVLGGNQSRVSSPQFSGGKVTVVLGGAQLDLRQASVEGTARLDVFVLMGGLELKVPNDWAVTVNGHPVLGAIEDKTVPPLLSSKRLVIHGEVILGGIELRN from the coding sequence ATGAGCAACAACCATCGCGACCCGCGCCAGCAACTGCTGCTGGGCCTGGTGCTGGCGCTGCTGGGCCTGCTGTTCCTGCTGGACAACTTCCACGTCTTCGACGTGCGGCGCATCCTGCCCTTCTGGCCGCTGGTGCTGATCGCGCTGGGCGTGCTCAAGTTCACGCAGTCGCCGCAGGGCCCGGGCCGCGGCTTCGGCGCGGCGCTGATCGTGGTGGGCAGCGTGCTGACGCTGCGCCATCTGGGCCTGTTCGACTTTCGCTGGCGCGACTGGTGGCCGCTGCTGCTGATCGCGCTGGGACTGCTGGTGATGTTCAAGGGCCGCATCGGTACGGGCTGGCGCACCGCCGAGGGGCAGCCGGTCGAGCAGCTGAACACCGACCGCATCGACCTGACGGCGGTGCTGGGCGGCAACCAGTCGCGTGTCAGCAGCCCGCAGTTCAGCGGCGGCAAGGTCACCGTGGTGCTGGGCGGTGCGCAGCTGGATCTGCGCCAGGCCTCGGTGGAGGGCACGGCCCGGCTGGATGTGTTCGTGCTGATGGGCGGCCTGGAGCTGAAGGTGCCGAACGATTGGGCCGTGACCGTGAACGGCCATCCGGTGCTGGGCGCGATCGAGGACAAGACCGTGCCGCCGCTCCTGAGCAGCAAGCGCCTGGTGATCCACGGCGAGGTGATTCTGGGCGGCATCGAACTGCGCAACTGA
- a CDS encoding LiaI-LiaF-like domain-containing protein encodes MSHRSRDCERRRPHDHLFTGLVLIVIGSAALLEKQGYGVLDFLWTHWPLAITVLGLLRLVTARNARQLGSACFLLLLSAWLYACETSYLGLSYHNSWPLLLLALGLGKILMGSFGLLRGRGDAARRDGEGQP; translated from the coding sequence ATGTCCCATCGATCTCGCGACTGCGAGCGGCGCCGGCCGCACGACCATCTGTTCACCGGCCTGGTGCTGATCGTGATCGGCAGCGCCGCACTGCTTGAAAAGCAGGGCTATGGCGTGCTGGACTTTCTCTGGACGCATTGGCCGCTGGCGATCACCGTGCTGGGCCTGCTGCGCCTGGTGACGGCGCGCAATGCGCGCCAACTCGGCAGTGCCTGTTTCCTGCTGCTGCTGTCGGCTTGGCTCTATGCCTGCGAGACCAGCTACCTGGGCCTGAGCTATCACAACAGCTGGCCGCTGCTGCTGCTGGCCCTGGGGCTGGGCAAGATCCTGATGGGGAGCTTTGGCCTGCTGCGCGGGCGCGGCGACGCGGCGCGACGCGACGGGGAGGGCCAGCCATGA
- a CDS encoding peptide MFS transporter: MSTTSQRLARIPPGSGVLFFVQMFSTLGYAVLYSSLVLYATEHLRFSAEHASLVMGVFGAFNYGLHLFGGYLGGRFLSNRNLFVGGMLLQVFGCAAIAGGTEALLYWGLALFLTGSGLNVTCLNMMLTQRFAPEDNRREGAFLWNYAGMNVGFFIGFTVAGHFQLSQSYSSLFWFATVGNILAIVLALAFWKVLADLDTPLMKVGAAQFRARFAAGTAILIGLVPLLWWLLQHPEGTESLVKLISAAVALALIVLTLRHRDVPERKRMWAYLVLTLGSLMFWSLYQMAPSGLQLFAVGNVKLELWGVTIAPQWVQNINTVVIVLGGPLLSAWFVRLRARGWPLDVPQQFAASLLLMGLGFLALPLGIHFANAQGQVAFVWLFASYVLQSLGELLISPVGYAMIGRLAPRQYQGVMMGSWMLVTGLASLFAADFSGMVAQPAGSTALTSNPAYAALFTQLGLGSVVVGIALMALIPWLRRLITDETHNSGQRGSAPT; the protein is encoded by the coding sequence TTGTCCACGACCTCACAGCGCCTCGCTCGCATCCCGCCCGGCTCGGGCGTGCTGTTCTTCGTCCAGATGTTCTCCACGCTGGGCTATGCCGTGCTGTACTCCAGCCTGGTGCTGTATGCCACCGAGCATCTGCGCTTCAGCGCCGAGCATGCCTCGCTGGTGATGGGGGTGTTCGGCGCCTTCAATTACGGCCTGCATCTGTTCGGCGGCTATCTGGGCGGCCGGTTTCTCAGCAACCGCAATCTCTTCGTCGGCGGCATGCTGCTGCAGGTGTTCGGCTGCGCCGCCATCGCCGGCGGCACCGAGGCCTTGCTGTACTGGGGGCTGGCGCTGTTCCTGACCGGCAGCGGCCTCAACGTCACCTGCCTCAACATGATGCTGACGCAGCGCTTCGCGCCCGAGGACAACCGCCGCGAGGGCGCCTTCCTGTGGAACTACGCGGGCATGAACGTGGGCTTCTTCATCGGCTTCACGGTGGCCGGCCATTTCCAGCTGAGCCAGAGCTACAGCAGCCTGTTCTGGTTCGCCACCGTCGGCAACATCCTCGCCATCGTGCTCGCGCTGGCCTTCTGGAAGGTGCTGGCCGACCTGGACACGCCGCTGATGAAGGTCGGCGCGGCGCAGTTCCGCGCCCGCTTTGCCGCCGGCACGGCCATCCTGATCGGCCTGGTGCCCCTGCTGTGGTGGCTGCTGCAGCATCCCGAAGGCACCGAATCGCTGGTCAAGCTGATCAGCGCCGCGGTAGCCCTGGCCCTGATCGTGCTGACGCTGCGGCACCGCGATGTGCCGGAGCGCAAGCGCATGTGGGCCTATCTGGTGCTGACGCTGGGCTCGCTGATGTTCTGGTCGCTCTACCAGATGGCGCCCAGCGGCCTGCAGCTGTTCGCGGTGGGCAACGTGAAGCTGGAGCTGTGGGGCGTGACGATCGCGCCGCAATGGGTGCAGAACATCAACACCGTGGTGATCGTGCTGGGCGGGCCGCTGCTGTCGGCCTGGTTCGTGCGCCTGCGCGCGCGCGGCTGGCCGCTGGACGTGCCGCAGCAGTTCGCCGCCTCGCTGCTGCTGATGGGCCTGGGCTTTCTGGCCCTGCCGCTGGGCATCCACTTCGCCAACGCGCAGGGCCAGGTGGCCTTCGTCTGGCTGTTCGCCAGCTATGTGCTGCAGTCGCTGGGCGAGCTGCTGATCTCGCCGGTGGGCTACGCCATGATTGGCCGGCTGGCACCGCGCCAGTACCAGGGCGTGATGATGGGCAGCTGGATGCTGGTGACCGGCCTGGCCTCGCTGTTCGCGGCCGACTTCTCCGGCATGGTGGCGCAACCGGCCGGCAGCACCGCGCTCACGAGCAACCCGGCCTATGCCGCGCTGTTCACCCAGCTGGGGCTGGGCAGCGTGGTGGTGGGCATCGCCCTGATGGCGCTGATCCCCTGGCTGCGCCGCCTCATCACGGACGAGACGCACAATAGCGGCCAACGCGGCAGCGCGCCCACCTGA